In Kutzneria kofuensis, the DNA window GTACTCGCTGGGCGCGGGCCAGGTCGGGTCGTCCACGATGGCGAACGGGCCGGAGCTGGCGATCGCCGGCGGCGGCGGGCTGACCGGCGTGATCGGCGTGTAGCTCGGCGCCGGGGGCAGGGCGGCCCGCAGCACCGGCAGTTCCACCGTCATCTCGGACGGCACCTCGGGCGGGATCACGGTGGTGCGCCGCATTTCCGACGGCAGCGGCCGGGTGCGCACGCCCTGCACGGCGGTGCCGTCGGCCTGCTTGCTGTGCCGGCCGTTGCGCCGGAACAGACCACGCAGCCCGCGACGCTGCTGCCGCGGTTCCGGCGTGGTGCCGCCGCCGATCAGGTGCTGGTGCGCGAGCAGCCACACCTTGCACGGCCAGCGCCGCTTGCGCAGCCGGCCGGGGCAGGCGCGGCAGCGGCCGTCCTCGTCGGCGGTGTGCACCTCCAGCAGCAGCCGCCAGCCGTCGGCCAGCCGCTGCAGCTCGGCGCGGGCCAGCGGGGCCAGGGTGCCGCCCGCGTTGGTCTGCTCGGCGGCCTGGTCCAGCGCGGCCAGTCGGCGCAGCACGGCCCGCCGCATCCCGTCGTCGACGGCGCTCATTCGCTCAACCCCAGATCGCCGGCGGCGCGGTCGAGGGCGTGGTGCAGCCGCCGGGTCTGCTGCGGGGACAGCACGGCGGTCTGACCGGGCGGCGCGACCAGCACCACACGGCCGTGCTCCACGAGCACCGTCATGGACCGGTCCCGGCCGAACGGGTCGAGGCAGTCCACCCACCAACGGGGTTCACTCATCAGGCATCTCCGTCAGGCTCCACGGCGTGCCACACCGGAGCGCGCAGGGCTGGCGGCACACACCCGTCTCACATCGGCCGATCGGGCCAGCTCACACAGTCCGCGAGGCAGGGTTTCACCCGTTTGCACGCCTGTTCACCCGTTCGAGTGGCGGCACACAAGATTTTTTCGACGGATCTCGCCCAAACATGAGGCAAATCGGGGTCGGAGACCCTAAGCTGTTGTTGGCGGCCCGCTCCCAGTGACCCCCAGGCTGGTTGAGCGGGCCGCTCTTTACTGTCCAGGGTCCGTGGCCCGGCTCACTCCCGCAACCTCCTCGACGTGACCTTCCCTTGCCCGCTAAATTGTGGGTAGTTCCCATCTCTTTCATTGTGGGGGGTTCCTGATGAGGGTTCTGGTCACGGCCTCGCCCGGCCTCGGGCACATGCTGCCGATGGTGCCGATCTCGTGGGCGCTGCGCGCCGCCGGCCACGAGGTGCTGCTGGCCATGGCCGGCCGCAGCGCCGAGCACGTGCCGATGCTCGCCGCGTCCGGCCTGCACGTCGTGCAGACGTGCGGGCACGAGCAGTTCGTGCGGCTGATGAACGCCGCCCGCGGCTCGATGGACGTCAAGGCGTGGCAGCAGAAGATCAAGGAGGCGTCCCGGTCCGGCGAGTTCGACCGGCTCACCTCGGTCGCGATCGGGCTGTTCGTCCCGCAGTCCGACGCGGTCGCGGACGCCGTCGTCGACATCGCCGACAACTGGCGGCCCGACCTGGTGCTGCACTCGCCGATGGAGGGCGCCGGCCCGCTCGCCGCCGCCAAGCTCGGCGTGCCCGCGGTCGAGCAGTCGTTCGGCCTGTTCAACCCGGTGAACCGGGTGCTGATGATGGCCGAGGCGCTGGCCGACGCCTACCGCCGGCACGGCGTCGACGGCCCGCCCGAGCGGCGCGGCCTGCTCAACGTGTCACCGCCGAGCATGGGCATGCCGGACACCGGCTGGTCGATGCGGTACGTCCCGTACAACGGTGGTGACCAGCTGCCGGACTGGCTGCTGCGCACGCCGGACCGGCCGCGGGTGGTCGTCACGCTGGGCACAGTGCTGCCCGGCTTCCAGGGACTCGGGCCGCTGCAGTGGCTGGCCGACGTGGCTGGCGGCATCGACGCCGAGTTCGTGGTCACGCTCGACGGCGCCGACGCGGAGCAGCTCGGCACGCTGCCGGCCAACGTGCGGCCGGTGGCGTACACGCCGCTGACCGCGCTGCTGGCCACCAGCACCGCGGTGGTCCACCACGGCGGCTCCGGCTCCACCATGACCTCGCTGGCCATGGGCCTGCCGCAGCTGGTCGTGCCGCAGGGTGCGGACCAGTACAACAACGCTTACGAGGTCGCCAAGCGCGGCGTCGGCTTCGAGGTCGACACCGACGTGCGGTCGGTCGATGCGGACGACCTGACCCGACTGCTGACCGACGCCTCGCTGGCCGCCGCGGCCGCGGAGGTCAAGGCCGAGATCGCCGGTCAGCCGGCGCCGGCCGCTCTCGTTTCCCGACTCGTCGAACTGGTGGGCTGAATCCATGCGCGTGCTCGTCACTGCTCTGGCCGGACACGGCCACCTCTTCCCGCTCGTCACGACCTCGTGGGCGCTGCGCGCCGCCGGCCACGAGGTGCTGTTCGCCAGCGCCGGCGACCTCACCGCGCTCAAGGGCACCGGCCTGCACTCCTATGACGTGGCGCCGGGCCTGGACATGCGGTCGCTGCTCGGCGACGACGCCGGCGAGGCGTTCCGCAGCTCCACCAGCGGCCGCCAGCTCGGCACCGACCCG includes these proteins:
- a CDS encoding nucleotide disphospho-sugar-binding domain-containing protein, which encodes MRVLVTASPGLGHMLPMVPISWALRAAGHEVLLAMAGRSAEHVPMLAASGLHVVQTCGHEQFVRLMNAARGSMDVKAWQQKIKEASRSGEFDRLTSVAIGLFVPQSDAVADAVVDIADNWRPDLVLHSPMEGAGPLAAAKLGVPAVEQSFGLFNPVNRVLMMAEALADAYRRHGVDGPPERRGLLNVSPPSMGMPDTGWSMRYVPYNGGDQLPDWLLRTPDRPRVVVTLGTVLPGFQGLGPLQWLADVAGGIDAEFVVTLDGADAEQLGTLPANVRPVAYTPLTALLATSTAVVHHGGSGSTMTSLAMGLPQLVVPQGADQYNNAYEVAKRGVGFEVDTDVRSVDADDLTRLLTDASLAAAAAEVKAEIAGQPAPAALVSRLVELVG